The proteins below come from a single Holdemania massiliensis genomic window:
- a CDS encoding metallophosphoesterase produces the protein MRWKWKIGLIVSLLLVSGCAKSTLPSAASPLTLVIATDLHYLAPELHDQGERFQRLIEESDGKLTAESESIVDQFIQKMLLKKPQAVILSGDLTFNGEKLSHQKLAQKLQRLTEAGIDVWVIPGNHDLNNTSAASFSQDQVRRVESVSAAEFSAIYQNLTNRKVISQDPNSLSCLVPIAEDLTLLLLDANSEAAPGVISESTQQWIQAQLEQVQAEKQTVISVSHQNLAEHTTLFSSGFTIQNADEVRVLLKAADVRVHFSGHMHIQHIQKQEGITDIATSSLSVSPLQYGLITLDEDRTLHYQTQRLAHPELKAKAKQCFEQTTHRQVQRGLADSSLFPQEQAAMIELAVRMNNEIFDGTLADNFAAILQDPAWRLWKNQAGSLFFSQYLQAMVKEAQPNQNKITLVLR, from the coding sequence ATGAGATGGAAATGGAAGATTGGATTGATTGTCAGCCTGTTGTTAGTCAGCGGATGTGCAAAATCAACTTTGCCGTCCGCTGCCTCGCCGCTGACGCTCGTCATTGCGACGGATCTGCATTATCTGGCACCTGAGCTGCATGATCAGGGCGAACGCTTTCAGCGATTAATCGAGGAAAGTGACGGGAAGCTGACAGCCGAGAGTGAATCCATCGTAGATCAATTTATCCAGAAGATGCTGCTGAAGAAACCTCAGGCCGTAATTTTAAGCGGCGATCTGACATTCAATGGGGAAAAGCTCAGCCATCAAAAACTGGCGCAGAAGCTTCAGCGATTAACCGAAGCCGGGATCGATGTCTGGGTCATTCCCGGCAATCACGATTTAAACAATACCTCGGCGGCTTCATTCAGTCAGGATCAGGTCCGGCGCGTGGAGTCGGTCAGTGCCGCAGAGTTTTCCGCAATCTATCAGAATCTGACGAACCGGAAAGTGATCAGTCAGGATCCGAATTCGCTGAGCTGCCTTGTTCCAATTGCCGAAGATCTGACACTGTTGCTGCTGGATGCCAACAGTGAAGCCGCACCGGGAGTGATCAGCGAATCGACTCAGCAGTGGATTCAAGCTCAGCTTGAACAAGTCCAGGCTGAAAAGCAAACCGTCATCTCGGTCAGTCATCAGAATCTGGCAGAGCATACGACGCTGTTTTCCTCTGGCTTTACGATACAAAATGCCGATGAAGTCAGAGTACTGCTGAAAGCTGCGGATGTTCGCGTTCATTTCAGCGGCCACATGCACATCCAGCACATTCAGAAGCAGGAGGGAATAACGGATATCGCAACCTCCTCGCTTTCCGTATCGCCGCTGCAGTACGGCTTAATCACATTGGATGAAGACCGCACGCTGCATTATCAAACGCAGAGGCTGGCTCATCCTGAGTTAAAAGCGAAAGCCAAACAATGCTTCGAGCAGACAACCCATAGGCAAGTTCAGCGTGGTCTGGCTGACTCATCCCTGTTCCCGCAGGAACAAGCCGCCATGATCGAATTGGCGGTCAGGATGAATAATGAAATCTTTGATGGAACGCTGGCTGACAATTTCGCAGCCATCCTGCAGGATCCAGCTTGGCGGCTGTGGAAAAATCAAGCCGGAAGCTTATTCTTCAGTCAATATCTGCAGGCGATGGTGAAGGAAGCCCAGCCGAATCAGAACAAAATCACGCTGGTATTGCGTTGA
- a CDS encoding DUF3842 family protein → MKEKTPLIVVIDGQGGMIGRKLCDRLLECNPELNLLALGTNSTATSTMLKGKARQGATGENPVLVAARRAAVIAGPASIVVADSMLGEITPKMAAGIGQSDAEKVLIPLNRCGILIAGVQDCSVDELIEKAVGLILETIAV, encoded by the coding sequence ATGAAAGAAAAAACACCGCTGATCGTGGTGATCGACGGACAAGGCGGGATGATCGGCCGAAAATTGTGTGATCGGCTGTTGGAGTGCAATCCTGAGCTGAATCTGTTGGCACTGGGCACAAACAGCACTGCGACTTCAACGATGCTGAAAGGGAAAGCGCGGCAGGGCGCAACCGGAGAGAACCCGGTGTTAGTCGCTGCCCGGCGGGCGGCGGTGATTGCTGGTCCGGCTTCCATTGTTGTGGCTGATTCCATGCTGGGTGAAATCACCCCGAAGATGGCAGCGGGGATCGGACAGAGCGATGCGGAGAAGGTCTTAATCCCTTTAAACCGCTGCGGAATTCTGATTGCTGGGGTTCAGGATTGTTCCGTCGACGAGCTGATTGAAAAGGCTGTCGGCCTGATCTTGGAAACGATTGCTGTTTGA
- a CDS encoding helix-turn-helix transcriptional regulator: MPEFICQLKQYRAAKGLTQQQLADLVHVRRETIMRLEKAQYNPSLKLAIDISRVVEQPIEKIFIFD, translated from the coding sequence ATGCCGGAATTTATTTGTCAGCTAAAGCAATACCGTGCTGCGAAAGGGTTGACGCAGCAGCAGCTGGCTGATTTAGTGCATGTCCGCCGGGAAACGATCATGCGTTTAGAAAAAGCGCAGTATAATCCCTCGCTGAAATTGGCGATTGATATTTCGCGGGTTGTGGAACAGCCGATTGAGAAAATATTTATCTTTGATTGA
- a CDS encoding DUF3796 domain-containing protein: MNKKSMFRWLMAGGVILLIVLLSCAYSVFENESRLVAPMDFSTYQFRVKDLPMLISIPLLIVYILALVVRLFLALKQQRLQDQPGYTRRVDQRFGLFGFFGFLGFLGFWSYASQRVIFPFFFFVFFGFFGFYYEGKMSGTLADEMFEEHRIKAQLKAYKVGMSLIFVILWLVGFGLFNRQLDYVAIYLTIGISLAYAVTLFLSEYLLYRYEHQE, translated from the coding sequence ATGAATAAAAAATCGATGTTTCGCTGGCTGATGGCCGGCGGTGTTATCCTGTTGATCGTCTTGCTTTCCTGTGCTTATTCCGTCTTTGAAAATGAAAGCCGCTTGGTAGCGCCCATGGATTTTTCCACCTACCAATTTCGGGTAAAAGATTTACCGATGTTAATCTCAATTCCTCTGCTTATCGTTTACATTCTGGCATTGGTCGTGCGGCTGTTTCTTGCTTTAAAGCAACAGCGTCTGCAGGATCAGCCGGGGTATACGCGCCGCGTGGATCAGCGGTTCGGATTGTTCGGTTTCTTTGGTTTTCTCGGTTTTCTCGGTTTCTGGAGCTATGCAAGCCAACGTGTGATCTTCCCATTTTTCTTCTTTGTATTCTTTGGTTTTTTCGGTTTCTACTACGAAGGAAAAATGTCGGGAACACTGGCGGATGAAATGTTTGAGGAGCATCGCATAAAAGCGCAGCTGAAAGCCTATAAGGTGGGAATGAGTCTGATCTTTGTGATCCTGTGGCTGGTCGGCTTCGGTTTGTTTAACCGGCAGTTAGATTATGTAGCGATTTACCTGACGATCGGGATTTCACTGGCGTATGCCGTCACGTTGTTTTTAAGCGAGTACCTGTTGTACCGCTACGAACACCAGGAGTAG
- a CDS encoding MerR family transcriptional regulator encodes MRINEAAEQLGLSQRAIKYYEKEGLLKVGRDENGYRNYSQQDLDQLKKISLYRRLGIGVKDIENLLKSEDSSRLREILIQKQNQLHQDHMQMQALEKYLSEGDLDEALQTIDYETIAQAMQDMFPGFTGYYFMHHFMPYLQIQITTPQQQAAYQRILAFWDSVSIKIPLFMRLTSFVQYKLSGEKAFSQAEQMDNQMKQMIELSDQDYEKLKKQVMQGVKLKTSFPMKYHPAFIAQRKFMKQLQDCGYNDIFIPSMIALSPAYKTYHEALDRVNQRICEDLGLYYNTRYELVYKKKAKSADQCEESKNQL; translated from the coding sequence ATGCGAATTAATGAAGCAGCGGAACAGCTGGGTCTGAGCCAGCGGGCAATAAAATATTACGAAAAGGAGGGTTTGCTGAAAGTCGGACGCGATGAAAACGGCTATCGCAATTACTCCCAACAGGATTTGGATCAACTGAAAAAAATCTCACTGTACCGCAGACTGGGGATTGGCGTGAAGGATATCGAAAATTTGTTAAAAAGCGAAGATTCTTCGCGTCTGCGGGAGATTCTGATCCAAAAACAAAATCAGCTGCATCAGGATCACATGCAGATGCAGGCTTTGGAAAAATATCTCAGTGAAGGAGATCTGGATGAGGCGCTGCAGACGATTGATTATGAAACGATTGCGCAGGCGATGCAGGATATGTTTCCGGGCTTTACTGGTTACTATTTCATGCACCACTTCATGCCGTATCTGCAGATCCAGATCACAACGCCCCAGCAGCAGGCCGCCTATCAGCGGATTCTGGCTTTTTGGGATTCCGTCTCGATTAAAATTCCGCTGTTTATGCGTCTGACCTCATTTGTGCAATACAAGCTGAGCGGGGAAAAAGCGTTCAGTCAGGCTGAACAGATGGACAATCAGATGAAGCAGATGATCGAGCTCAGCGATCAGGATTACGAGAAACTGAAAAAACAAGTTATGCAGGGAGTCAAACTGAAAACAAGCTTTCCGATGAAATATCATCCTGCCTTTATCGCTCAGCGTAAATTTATGAAACAGCTGCAGGACTGCGGCTACAATGATATTTTCATTCCCAGCATGATTGCCCTGTCGCCTGCCTACAAGACCTATCATGAAGCGCTGGATCGTGTGAATCAGCGGATATGCGAGGATCTGGGGCTGTACTACAATACCCGCTATGAGCTTGTGTATAAAAAGAAGGCGAAGTCCGCGGATCAATGTGAGGAAAGCAAGAATCAGCTTTAA